The DNA sequence AGTTGCCCTCCGCCATGAAGCGCTTCCAAGCATCCCGGGAGATGCCATGCAGCGACATGATCCTCATGCGATCCGCCCATTCCGCGTTACCCGTGCAGGCCATGCCACCCTCGCCGGTGGTGATGCACTTGTTGGCGTAGAACGAAAAACAGGAGATGTCCGCCGACGTCCCCACCGGCTTCCATCCGTCGGCAATCAACCGCGCCGAGTCGGTGGGCACCTCCGGGTTCCAGTCCTGGGCCGTGCTCGTGCTATCGCGGTAGAAGGCGGGACAGCAGTGCGCGGCGTCCTCGATCACCTTGAGATCATACTGCTGCGCCAGACGTCGGATGCCGTCCACATCGCCGACCTGACCGGCGTAATGCACCGGCATAATGGCCCGGACTTTCTGCCCGCGATCCAGAGCGGCCTTCAGACGGCGCTCCGCATCGGCCACGTCCAGGTTAAAGTCGGACTCGCGGCAATCGACCAAAATGGGGTTGGCGCCCAAGTAGCGCACCACCTCCGCCGTCGCGGCGAAGGTCATGGTGGGCACCAGCACGCCGTCGCCCTCCTTGATATGGAGGGCCTCGAGGGCCAGGTGCAGCGCGGCCGTGCAGGAGTTGAGGGCGACCGAATGCTGCTGCTGCACGTAGATGCCGAAATCCTTCTCGAACTGTTTGGTCTTCATGCCGGTCGTCAGCCATCCCCCTTTCAGGGTGGCAACAACCTCGTCGATTTCCAAATGGTCCAGGCTGGGTTTATAGAATGGAACTTTGATCATAATCGGATGGGTGATACTTCGGTAAAAGCTGCAAATGCGGACGGCTCCGGTTAGCGCCGGGAGGCAACCTCCTCGTAGACGCCCTTGACGCGTTGGGCGATGGCTTCCAGGCTGAGATCCATCACATGCTCTCGGCCGTTGCTGCGGGTGGACTGCTGCAGAACCTCGCAGATGGCATCGGCCATCGCTTCGGCCCGCCGCGGCACGATCCGCGAGGGGGTGACGCCCTTCAGTCGCTCTTCCACATCCCCGACCGCCACGGAGACCACGGGCAGGTTGCAGGCGAGCGACTCCTTGACAATGTTGGGAGACCCCTCGCTGGAGCTGGCGCACAGCAATACATCCGAGGCCGAAAGATAGGTGGGCATGTCCGCGGGAGCGATGTTCTTCACCAGCTCGAGACGCGCCTTGGGATAGTGCCGCTTGACCAGCTCGATGGCGTTCTGGCCGAAGGAAAGGCCTTTCAGGATCGGGGCGCGCAGCGCATCCATGATGACCACCTGCTCATCCATCGCCCAGCCCAGCTTGGTGCGGGCCTGCTCACGGGGGATCGGAACAAATTTATCCAGCTCGACGCCATCGGGGAAGACCAGCGCCTGATCGCCTTTCCACCACAGCCGCTTCCGCAGCCCCTCGCTGACACAGATGATACGCGAGGCTCGCAGACAGGCCAGATGGGAGAAGAGATGGCTGATGTGCGCGCGCATTTTCGAAACCTCGGTGCTCACCAACAGATCGCTGCCGGCGAACGTGATGACCGAGGGCCGGCCGCTGTGGACCGTGAGAAAGGCCACCAGGGTCCCGTAGCGGGCATGCACGACATCAGGGTTGACCTCCTTGACCATCTTCCTCAGCTCCCGCCAGCTGCGGAACAGGTGCAGCGGGGAGTGGCTGGTGCCGATGTCGAAGGTGCTGATGCGGATGCCCAGAGCGCGCAAGGCGTTGATCTGGCGATCCGCCCAGATGCTGGCGTGGTTGGCGTGGCTGCCTTTGTTCCAGTGATTGCTCACCACGAGAACATGCAGTGGAGAAGTCTTGTTAGGTTCCATGACAATAAAATCGGGCCGCTAAGCGGAGACCGCCAGGCTGTAAAGCGCCGTGAGCTTGGGCGGCAGGGCGTTCAAGGAGTGATGCGATTCGACGTAGGCGCGGGCGGTGTTTCCCATGTGGGTGCGCAGGGAGGGTTCCTGAATGAGCCGGGTCAGCTGGTTGACGAAGCCGCCCAGGTCCTCCGCCTCCACCAAGAACCCGTTCTGACCCTCGACCACGATCTCGGGCACTCCGCCCACGCGCGATGCCACCACCGGCAATCCGGTGGCCATGGCCTCCAGCAGAACATTGGGGGTCCCTTCGTATTCGGAAGTCAGCACCGCGATCTGAGCCTCCCGGAACACCGGTGCCACATTGGACACGCTGCCCCGAAACTCCACGCCTCCTGGCATCAGCCCCAGACGGCTCGCCTGTTCCTCCAGCTGGCCTCGCAGCGGCCCGTCACCGACGATCAATCCCGTCACCCGGTCGCCCACGCTGCCCCGCAGCCGAGCGAGAATTTCCAGAAAACGATCGAAGCGCTTGCACTGGTGAAGCGTGCCGACCGCAACCAGGCGGATGGGTCCGCCGGAGGGACTGTCCGCCGGCCGGAGCACACTGGTATCCACCACATTGGGCAGAAAGAACAGCCGGTCCGATCGAAGACCGGAGGACTCGGCATAGCGGATGGCCTGCTTGGAATTGGCCGCGATGATCTTCGGGCCCCGCAAGCTCAGCCAACCCGCCACCGAACCGCTATCCTTGACCTCCATCACGCCGTTGCTCCGCAGGGCTCCGATGCCCGGGATGCCCAGCAGACGCGACACCAAGCCGACGTAAGCCCCGGTATAAAAGTGCTGGCTCTGGAACACGTCGGGCGATTCTCGGCGAAGGATTTTCACCAGGCTCATCAGCCGGCCTAGCTTGGAGGGTCGCTCGACCAGCGGGGTGATCGGCACCCCCAGCTCGCGTATCCGGCCTTCCCAGAAATCGTTACTGGTGAAGGACAGCAGGCGAACGGCGGCGCCGCTCTGTTGCAGCGCGCTGAGCAGATAGTAGAGCTGTCGCTCCGCCCCGCCCCGCCCCAGGCCGGCGGCCAAAATGCAAATCTTGAGTGAGGAAAGCTGCATGACGTTGGCGGAGATCAAGACCGAGGAACGGAGAGCGGTTCGACCACCGTGTCCCCCGGCCAAGGGGCTCGTCGGGGTGTAGCTGGCGCGGATGTCCAGCGGGGAATCTGGCAACGGGCAGCCAGGCTGACCATCACCATGAGCAACAGCATCGTCTGCTTACGGTCATAGCTGACGATGCTGTTATCGGATGCCAAATTGATGAGCACCCCTCCCCAGCACATCAGCCGGAGGGAGAGCGGAAGCCACCAGCCTTGGAAGAGAATGCAGATGTGTGCCGCGTAGTAGAGACAGAGGCCGACCACCCCCATGTTGCAGAGCAGCTCGACGTAATTGTTGTGGGAGTATCCACCGAATCCACCATGCCGCACGAAGGCGACCGAACCATTGCCGAAGATGGGCGACTCCTGCCAGAGTCGGATCGCGGTCCGAATCATCGCCGAGCGCTTGTCGAAGGAACTATCGTTCAGATCGATCATGCGTTTGACAGCCGTGATATGGCTGGCCTGCTCCAAAAGGATGGGGGACAGGATCGCCACCACAAAGCACAGCGCCAACCCCAGCGTCGCCACACCGAACAAGACAAGCCCGCGATGCCGCTTGATCTCGGTCAGAACCTGAACGAAACAGATCAGCAGGAGCAGCGGCAGAATCACCAGCGCGTTGCGGGATCCGCTGGTGGCCACCCCGTACACTGCGGCAATCAAGGAAAGCACACAGGCCGCCCAGCCTGATTTCTTGGGAAACAGCCACACGAGCACAGCACCCAGGTTGAGCTGGAGCGCAAACTCGTTGGCGTTGCCCACCAGGCCGGAATAGCGCGACTCGGTCTCCGAACCCGCGCTGAAAAACCCGCCGATGATGCTGGCATAGCTGCTGATGACCTGGGCATAGGCCAGCCATCGGAACGGCATGGTCGATTCGAGCGCGAGGGCGATTCCGAGCCCGAGCAGGAATGCCGAAATGACCTGCAGCATCTGGTCAAACTCCCAGGCCTCGCCCTCGACAGGAACCGAGCGGATCATGGAATAGGCCAGAAAAGCGAACGGCAACACAATCCACCGGCCCACCGAGAATTGCACGGCTCCGACCATCCGGCCCACCCCCAGAACCACCAGCAAGCCGAGCACCGAGATGATGCCCAACCGGGACCACCCTGGCACCTCCATCAAGGTCTGCGCCGCTACCACGCTGCAGACCCCCAAGGCCGTGGCCGCAATTTGAAACCATCGGCGGAGATGATCCTCTGGTCGGAGCAGAAGCGGTCCGCCGGGAACAGCCCGCTCCCCCGCATCGAGGGAATTTCCCGGCGAAGCCGTCCCGGAGCCGCCACTGGCTCGATTCTGACCTGTATTCTCCATGATCTTTGTCCCGCCCCGTCAGGCTGGTCAGCCGGCGGCCTGCTGCTGGCACCACCACCGGTACGACAAAACCTTGAACACAGCATGAGTCAGCGCCGGGTTGCGCAAGGCCTGATTCCACAACCGCTCGCAGGCCCCCGGAAGGAAGGGGTCTTCGAAATGCTTGTTGGGCTGGATGAGCGTCCGACGAAAGGCCTCGGAGGCGCTGCTTCCGAACAACCACTCATCAATCGGGATGGAGAATCCCCGCTTCTGCCCGGCACAAACCTGGGCGGGAAGATACCGTTCCGAGAGTCGTCGAAGCAAATACTTAGTCCGGCCATTCTTAACCCGCAGGGCCGTCGGAATGCGCAATCCCAGCTCCACCATCCGGTAGTCCAGGAACGGAGACCGAAGTTCGATGGAGTGCCTCATGCTCATGCGATCCACCTTGTCCAAAATGTCCTCCAGCAAATACTGACGAATGTCCGTGCGCTGCGCTAGATCAACGCTGGACGCGCGCGGCCACTCCCGCAGGCGAGAGTTGTAGGACTGGATGAGCTGCTCTCCGCCCACGAAAAACTCCGGTTTGAGGGCGCCCTGCAGCCAATCTTCGGAAGCGTAGATGGATCCTCCCAGCCCGAAGCGCCCGACCAGATGGGGAAGCTTGTGGGCAAAGCGACGCCAGCGCGAATCCGGGGCGGAAACCAGCGTGATCCCCGCCGCCGCCGCGCGCCGAAGAGCCGTGGGAACCAGGTCGGCATGGCGCCACTGCCAGGCCCGCAGATAGGGCCGGTATCCGGCAAAAACCTCATCTCCCCCATCACCGCTCAACATCACGGTGAACTGCTTCCGCGCCTCGGCGCAAACCATGGACGTCGGGAGCGCGGAGCTGTCCGCAAACGGCTCGTCAAAATGACCCATCACCCGCGGCAGATGATCCATCGCCTCGGTCAGGCTCAGCCGGCTCACCAGCAGCTTCAGCTTCAAGTGCTCCGCGGACATGTTCGCCATCTCGGTCTCGTCCGCCGATTC is a window from the Verrucomicrobiales bacterium genome containing:
- a CDS encoding glycosyltransferase — its product is MQLSSLKICILAAGLGRGGAERQLYYLLSALQQSGAAVRLLSFTSNDFWEGRIRELGVPITPLVERPSKLGRLMSLVKILRRESPDVFQSQHFYTGAYVGLVSRLLGIPGIGALRSNGVMEVKDSGSVAGWLSLRGPKIIAANSKQAIRYAESSGLRSDRLFFLPNVVDTSVLRPADSPSGGPIRLVAVGTLHQCKRFDRFLEILARLRGSVGDRVTGLIVGDGPLRGQLEEQASRLGLMPGGVEFRGSVSNVAPVFREAQIAVLTSEYEGTPNVLLEAMATGLPVVASRVGGVPEIVVEGQNGFLVEAEDLGGFVNQLTRLIQEPSLRTHMGNTARAYVESHHSLNALPPKLTALYSLAVSA
- a CDS encoding glycosyltransferase, with amino-acid sequence MEPNKTSPLHVLVVSNHWNKGSHANHASIWADRQINALRALGIRISTFDIGTSHSPLHLFRSWRELRKMVKEVNPDVVHARYGTLVAFLTVHSGRPSVITFAGSDLLVSTEVSKMRAHISHLFSHLACLRASRIICVSEGLRKRLWWKGDQALVFPDGVELDKFVPIPREQARTKLGWAMDEQVVIMDALRAPILKGLSFGQNAIELVKRHYPKARLELVKNIAPADMPTYLSASDVLLCASSSEGSPNIVKESLACNLPVVSVAVGDVEERLKGVTPSRIVPRRAEAMADAICEVLQQSTRSNGREHVMDLSLEAIAQRVKGVYEEVASRR
- a CDS encoding O-antigen ligase family protein translates to MENTGQNRASGGSGTASPGNSLDAGERAVPGGPLLLRPEDHLRRWFQIAATALGVCSVVAAQTLMEVPGWSRLGIISVLGLLVVLGVGRMVGAVQFSVGRWIVLPFAFLAYSMIRSVPVEGEAWEFDQMLQVISAFLLGLGIALALESTMPFRWLAYAQVISSYASIIGGFFSAGSETESRYSGLVGNANEFALQLNLGAVLVWLFPKKSGWAACVLSLIAAVYGVATSGSRNALVILPLLLLICFVQVLTEIKRHRGLVLFGVATLGLALCFVVAILSPILLEQASHITAVKRMIDLNDSSFDKRSAMIRTAIRLWQESPIFGNGSVAFVRHGGFGGYSHNNYVELLCNMGVVGLCLYYAAHICILFQGWWLPLSLRLMCWGGVLINLASDNSIVSYDRKQTMLLLMVMVSLAARCQIPRWTSAPATPRRAPWPGDTVVEPLSVPRS
- the asnB gene encoding asparagine synthase (glutamine-hydrolyzing), with amino-acid sequence MCGIAGIIASSKDLLEESVLRRMTSRMVHRGPDDAGVELTGRVGFGFRRLAILDLSAAGHQPMWDPSRDVMIVFNGEIYNFQELRAELQQEGLKFETGTDTEVLLKLYKAHGIEALSRLNGMFAFAIYDSRNETVVLVRDRLGVKPLYCWKKDNTFAFASEVAALRELPTFPHRLSQSAVGSYLRLGVVPHWTSVYEGVMKLPPGTWLRVHLRENRVEGPVKYWDLPDVGEEEGVAEETWIDRIDELLQDATRLRLRSDVPLGVFLSGGIDSGLVASTAARVQGHLSAFTMGFDEESADETEMANMSAEHLKLKLLVSRLSLTEAMDHLPRVMGHFDEPFADSSALPTSMVCAEARKQFTVMLSGDGGDEVFAGYRPYLRAWQWRHADLVPTALRRAAAAGITLVSAPDSRWRRFAHKLPHLVGRFGLGGSIYASEDWLQGALKPEFFVGGEQLIQSYNSRLREWPRASSVDLAQRTDIRQYLLEDILDKVDRMSMRHSIELRSPFLDYRMVELGLRIPTALRVKNGRTKYLLRRLSERYLPAQVCAGQKRGFSIPIDEWLFGSSASEAFRRTLIQPNKHFEDPFLPGACERLWNQALRNPALTHAVFKVLSYRWWCQQQAAG
- a CDS encoding DegT/DnrJ/EryC1/StrS family aminotransferase; the encoded protein is MIKVPFYKPSLDHLEIDEVVATLKGGWLTTGMKTKQFEKDFGIYVQQQHSVALNSCTAALHLALEALHIKEGDGVLVPTMTFAATAEVVRYLGANPILVDCRESDFNLDVADAERRLKAALDRGQKVRAIMPVHYAGQVGDVDGIRRLAQQYDLKVIEDAAHCCPAFYRDSTSTAQDWNPEVPTDSARLIADGWKPVGTSADISCFSFYANKCITTGEGGMACTGNAEWADRMRIMSLHGISRDAWKRFMAEGNWYYEIIAPGYKYNLTDVASAIGVHQLRKSDAFHTRRSQIAGMYRQRLGSVAELTLPTVQPSRVHSWHLYVVRLDLDRLNVNRTDFLAELTKLGLGTSVHYTPLHMHPYYRETYGYQHSDLPCMERVYREIFTLPLFPGLTDDEVEWICETVKTLVAKHLKKS